Sequence from the Streptomyces sp. NBC_00440 genome:
CTGGGACGGGGGGATGTCCGCAGACCGTAACAATCGGCGTCCGGCCTGGTCACATGGATATCGCAAACCCGGGGTCCGCCTGGACACCTGGATCGGGTCCCACCGACAATCAGTCCTGTGATGTCCTCTCCAGAGCCCCCGGCGCCCGCCCACGAGCCGCACGCGGTTCCTGCCCGGCTGTCCGACGCCGAGCGTGACCGGGTGCTCAGCGTGCTCAAGGAGGGCGCGGTCCAGGGCAAGCTCTCCCACGACACCTTCATGCGCCGGATGGAACTGGCCCTGGCGGCCCGCAGGTCGGACGAACTGGCCGCGCTCACCGCGGACCTGGAGAGCGGGACCGGCTGGTCGCAGCGGCTGCTGGGCGCGGTGGGCCAGGTGTCGGCCTTCCCCGGCCGGATGCGCAGGGCCTGGGCCGCCGAGCGGCTGCCGAAGCTGCTGCTGCCCATGGCCGGCCCGTACCCACTGCGCATCGGCCGCGACCCGGTCAACGGCCTGCGGCTGAACCACGAGACGGTGTCCCGGCTGCACGCCGAACTCGGTGCGCAGGCCGGGGTGTGGGTGCTGCGCGATCTGGGCTCGGCCAACGGGACGACGGTCAACGGACACCGGGTCACCGGCGCGGTCGTGGTCCGCGACGGCGACATGGTCGGCTTCGGACGGATCCACTTCCGGCTCGCGTCGCAGTGACCCCGGTGGCCGCCCGACCGCCGTGCCGCGCACAGCGGTTCAGCGCTGGTACGGCTCTGCCGCCGCCGGTGCCACCCGCTTGAGCAGCGCCACCGGCCGTGCCGCGAACAGCTCGCTCAGGGCGACCCGCCCGGTGAACTCCCGCTCGGGCGCCAGCAGATCGAGCCACACCCCGGCGGGCAGCGGCAGTTCCGTGTCGCGCCAGCCGCCCTCCTGTTCGAGCCGCAGCGACAGCCGGGTCACCGCGGTCACGGCCTCGCCCGAGCGGCAGAAGGCCAGGCAGTGGGAGGCGGCGGGGCCCTCCGCCGTCAGCGGTGTGTAGGTGCCCGACTCGCCGAAGACATCCGGGCAGTCGCGGCGCAGCAGCAGCGCCGTGGTCGTCAGGGCCAGCTTCTCGTCCGAGGGGTCGACGGGCACCGGCGGCCTGCGGTTGTCCGGGTCCACCAGCGCGATGTACGTGCCCTCCGTGCCCTGATAGACGTCGGGCACGCCAGGCATCGTGAGGTGGACCAGCGCGGCGCCCAGCACATTGGCCCGTACGTACGGGGCCAGCCCGCGGGCGAACGCGGCGACTGCCGACTGCGGCGGACCCGCGGGCCCCGCAGCCGTGAAGTCGGCGACCGCCTGCTCGTACGCCTCGTCCTGCTCGGTCCAGCTGGTGTGCAGCCCCGCCTCCCGCACGGACTTCAGCAGCGCGGGACCGAGCCGGTCCCGGTCGGGCAGCCCGAAGCCGAACGCACTCTGCCAGGCCACCCAGGCCAGCTGCGGATCGGGCGCCGGAGTGGTCAGCCGGTCCAGCAGCGCGGCCCACTGCCCGGGGCACTCGGTGAGGACCGTGATCCGCGCCCGGACGTCCGCGCTGCGCTTGGTGTCGTGCGTGGTCAGTACGGTCCCGCCGGCCGGCCAGTCGCGGGCCGCCCGTGCGCAGAACGCGTGGAACCGTGCCGGGCTCACCGCCGGAGCCCCGGGGTCGCCGCCGACCTCGCCGGCCGAAACCAGCGGCGCGTACCGGTAGAAGGCGGTGTCCTCGACGGACTTGGCGCGCAGCGCCGACGCGGTCTGCGCGAACCGGGCGCAGAAAGCGGCGCGGTCGGGGCCGCCACCCAGCCTGCCGAGCGCCAGGTCCCGTACGACCCCGACGGCGGCCGACTCCTCCGGCACGGCGAAGGACGCGGCGGCCTGCCGTACCGTCTCCGGATCCAGCGTGGCCTCCGCGGTGTCGGGCGTCGGCCCGCCCGCGGTCACATACGGCCGGTAGACGGGCACCCGTACCAGCAGCTCGTGCAGCGCGGCCCGCAGCGCCCACGGCGCGTGGTCGCGCAGCGCCGGGTCCGCCGCGCAGATCCGTTCGGCGGTGCGGACCAGGAAGGCGGTCTCGGCCGCCAGCTCATGGGTGATGACCTTGTACGCGGCCCGGCG
This genomic interval carries:
- a CDS encoding DUF1707 and FHA domain-containing protein, coding for MSSPEPPAPAHEPHAVPARLSDAERDRVLSVLKEGAVQGKLSHDTFMRRMELALAARRSDELAALTADLESGTGWSQRLLGAVGQVSAFPGRMRRAWAAERLPKLLLPMAGPYPLRIGRDPVNGLRLNHETVSRLHAELGAQAGVWVLRDLGSANGTTVNGHRVTGAVVVRDGDMVGFGRIHFRLASQ
- the treY gene encoding malto-oligosyltrehalose synthase; amino-acid sequence: MTPTATYRLQIQPQFPFSAAEAAVPYLAALGVSHLHLSPVLDAVPGSTHGYDVVDHTRVRDELGGEAGLRALAHTARTHGLGLVVDIVPNHMAAAPRYNRPLWDVLREGPVSPYARWFDIDWESGGGKVLLPVLGHRLGDELERLRVDGDVLRYYDHAFPLREGTAKLPLPELLDAQWYRLTWWRLARTELNYRRFFTISDLIGVRVEDPAVFDATHAKILELMDDGVIEGLRIDHPDGLADPGAYLRRLGEATGGRWTVVEKILTGEEQLPADWAVAGTTGYDALHRIDGLFTDPAGADELVRRYRDYAGPPGDRGGYWESTVRRAAYKVITHELAAETAFLVRTAERICAADPALRDHAPWALRAALHELLVRVPVYRPYVTAGGPTPDTAEATLDPETVRQAAASFAVPEESAAVGVVRDLALGRLGGGPDRAAFCARFAQTASALRAKSVEDTAFYRYAPLVSAGEVGGDPGAPAVSPARFHAFCARAARDWPAGGTVLTTHDTKRSADVRARITVLTECPGQWAALLDRLTTPAPDPQLAWVAWQSAFGFGLPDRDRLGPALLKSVREAGLHTSWTEQDEAYEQAVADFTAAGPAGPPQSAVAAFARGLAPYVRANVLGAALVHLTMPGVPDVYQGTEGTYIALVDPDNRRPPVPVDPSDEKLALTTTALLLRRDCPDVFGESGTYTPLTAEGPAASHCLAFCRSGEAVTAVTRLSLRLEQEGGWRDTELPLPAGVWLDLLAPEREFTGRVALSELFAARPVALLKRVAPAAAEPYQR